A region from the Diadema setosum chromosome 13, eeDiaSeto1, whole genome shotgun sequence genome encodes:
- the LOC140236915 gene encoding dynein light chain Tctex-type 5-like yields the protein MNRRATLHAGNIHPTAAKGSLFDLSGGRRPHHEQGRSYISLGVAPSDEMEEYHAKHQVEYENTYRLEPRNRFVAERVEPILKEILEKHLEKAVYEPIQCSQLAKTVVAEIKEQVKELNFERYKIVCLVDIGEKRSQDFHMGSRCLWDSQRDTFATASYENTSIFATAIVFAVYFE from the exons ATGAACCGCCGTGCCACCCTTCATGCGGGGAACATCCATCCCACTGCTGCCAAGGGCAGCTTGTTTGACCTGTCCGGCGGGCGGCGCCCCCACCACGAACAGGGTCGCAGCTACATCTCCCTGGGCGTGGCCCCCAGCGACGAGATGGAGGAGTACCATGCCAAACACCAGGTGGAGTATGAGAACACCTACCGCTTGGAGCCCAGGAACAG GTTTGTTGCAGAGAGGGTTGAGCCAATCCTGAAGGAGATTCTAGAGAAGCACCTTGAGAAAGCCGTGTATGAGCCGATCCAGTGCAGCCAGCTTGCCAAGACTGTGGTAGCAGAAATCAAGGAGCAGGTGAAGGAACTCAACTTCGAGAGATACAAA ATTGTCTGCCTGGTGGACATCGGAGAGAAGCGCAGCCAGGACTTTCACATGGGCAGCCGCTGCCTGTGGGACTCCCAGCGGGACACCTTTGCCACGGCGTCCTACGAGAACACGTCCATCTTTGCCACGGCCATCGTCTTTGCCGTCTACTTTGAGTGA
- the LOC140236437 gene encoding uncharacterized protein: MAAPSGYIGRLGEFQQSRETFSAYVERLELFFAANNIVEIDATDEESVRKNCEIQTKMRAIFLTEVGPAVYETVKNLLAPGKPKDTSLQVILNKLRDHFDPKPLEIAESYRFGTRCQLPEEDIANFVVALKKLSIHCNFGDFQDRALRDRFVCGLRSERIRSKLMTMSNLTFDVACSTAIQMDLAEKGSKAVRPSASAQHQSSGEVHKMYHPAQKTNKAKSPKSSTGTSNHGNRTGKPCYRCSGQHSPMNCPFKNAECYSCKKKGHIASACRNKNKPTSKQTRSSGSTSGHRQSLHTLEQEPTTEEDELAMYTISSNSTATGKPARAQNGSFSVCVELGGAPVTMEIDTGASVSVIPEAVYMEKLKQIPLDAKRIELRSYSGEKIPVLGSVQVPVTYKGQQADLPLVVVKGDKPALLGRNWLQTLKLNWSDIFHVRVNFKCAEDVIKQHPKVFSAQGEQITGHKAKVRVKPDASPVHSPGIFQGVMTEILEGIEGVVCYLDDILVSAPDKSTHDEKLLEVLKRLEKHNVRVKPQKCEFFKDSVEYLGHRVDKDGLHPMKCKVNAIKNAPTPRNISELRSFLGLVQYYGKFMQNLATILHPLNELLKNDVPWRWTHELPVTADDIRKATQTDKVLSKVKEYVQNGWPNHMSNTELKPFFVRRNELSIDQGCVMWGSRVIIPEKYRDKLLGDLHDQHMEAVMMELAQ, encoded by the exons ATGGCGGCGCCCAGTGGCTACATTGGACGACTGGGTGAGTTCCAACAAAGTCGTGAGACTTTTAGTGCCTATGTGGAACGTTTGGAGTTATTTTTTGCCGCAAACAATATAGTAGAGATAGATGCTACTGATGAAGAGTCTGTGCGTAAAAACTGtgaaatccagaccaaaatgaGGGCAATTTTTCTCACTGAAGTTGGCCCTGCAGTGTATGAAACTGTCAAAAATCTCCTGGCACCGGGAAAGCCAAAAGACACATCACTCCAAGTGATACTGAATAAACTAAGGGATCATTTTGACCCTAAACCGCTGGAGATTGCGGAAAGCTACCGTTTTGGCACTAGATGTCAACTGCCAGAAGAGGACATCGCGAATTTCGTGGTGGCATTGAAGAAATTATCAATCCACTGTAATTTTGGAGATTTCCAAGATCGTGCTTTGAGAGATCGGTTTGTGTGCGGTCTTCGGAGTGAGAGGATACGCAGCAAGTTGATGACAATGTCCAATCTTACTTTTGATGTGGCATGTAGCACTGCAATCCAGATGGACTTGGCTGAAAAAGGGTCTAAGGCAGTGCGCCCGTCAGCCTCAGCGCAGCACCAGTCATCAGGGGAAGTTCACAAGATGTACCATCCCGCCCAAAAGACAAATAAAGCGAAGTCACCCAAGTCAAGCACAGGGAcaagtaaccatggtaacaggaCAGGGAAGCCTTGTTACCGATGCTCAGGACAGCACTCGCCAATGAACTGCCCATTTAAGAATGCAGAGTGCTATTCGTGCAAGAAGAAAGGGCATATCGCCAGCGCTTgtcgaaacaaaaacaagcctACTTCAAAGCAGACCAGATCTTCAGGATCCACAAGCGGACATCGTCAATCACTACATACCCTCGAGCAGGAACCTACCACTGAGGAGGACGAACTTGCTATGTACACGATATCTAGTAATTCAACAGCTACCGGTAAACCAGCCAGAGCACAAAACGGATCATTTTCAGTTTGTGTGGAGCTAGGAGGAGCCCCTGTAACAATGGAAATTGATACCGGAGCATCAGTGAGTGTGATACCAGAAGCAGTGTACATGGAAAAGCTGAAGCAGATTCCTTTAGACGCGAAGCGAATCGAGTTGCGCAGCTACTCTGGAGAGAAAATCCCAGTGTTGGGTAGCGTTCAGGTCCCAGTCACATATAAGGGGCAACAAGCAGATTTGCCGTTGGTGGTCGTCAAGGGAGATAAGCCAGCATTGTTGGGTAGAAATTGGCTACAAACCTTGAAGCTCAACTGGAGTGACATCTTCCATGTTCGCGTAAACTTCAAGTGTGCGGAGGACGTGATCAAACAGCATCCTAAAGTGTTCAGCGCCCAAGGAGAACAAATCACAGGTCACAAGGCGAAAGTTCGTGTGAAGCCGGACGCTAGTCCCGTACATT CTCCTGGAATTTTCCAAGGGGTCATGACAGAAATCCTTGAAGGGATTGAGGGTGTGGTATGTTACCTCGATGATATCTTGGTCTCAGCTCCAGATAAGAGCACACATGATGAGAAACTGCTAGAGGTACTGAAACGCCTCGAGAAACACAATGTTCGTGTCAAACCACAGAAGTGTGAGTTTTTCAAGGACTCAGTAGAGTACTTAGGACACAGAGTTGACAAGGATGGCTTACACCCCATGAAGTGTAAGGTGAATGCCATCAAGAACGCGCCCACCCCCAGGAACATCTCTGAGCTCAGATCATTTTTGGGACTCGTGCAGTACTATGGGAAGTTCATGCAAAATTTGGCTACCATATTGCACCCTCTAAATGAGCTCCTGAAGAATGATGTACCCTGGAGGTGGACAC ATGAGTTGCCAGTCACAGCAGATGACATTAGGAAGGCAACCCAAACAGACAAAGTGTTGTCAAAGGTGAAGGAGTACGTACAAAATGGATGGCCAAACCACATGTCAAACACTGAACTCAAACCATTCTTTGTACGGAGAAATGAACTCTCAATAGATCAAGGTTGTGTGATGTGGGGATCTAGGGTGATAATCCCTGAGAAGTACAGAGACAAACTGTTAGGAGATCTGCATGATCAGCACATGG AAGCTGTCATGATGGAACTTGCCCAGTGA